The genomic window ATAACCAATAACCCAAATGCTGCCGCTATTGTTATTTTTTTGAAAATATTTTTATTAGGTTTCATTTGTTTTTTCTAATTAAAATTGAAAATTAAGTCCCAAAGAATACACTTTTGGCATTTGATAATAGCCATTATCTATATTTCCGAAAATCTCCGGATCTACTCCTGAATATTTAGTGATTACAAATACGTTTTGTAACATTCCATAAACTTTCAGGCTGCTTCCTTTGCTGAATATATCTTTAAAGTTATATCCTAAATTCACATTATCCAATCTGAAAAATGAAGCATTCTCTACAAATAAATCTGAGAAGTATCTTGGTAAAGAAAACTGATATTCAGGCGTGGAAGAATAAACATTTTGAAGATAGCTATTGGTAGAAGCCGATTGTAATGAACTGTTAGAAGCTGCATTATTATAAACGTAATTTCCTAAAACAGCTCTCGCACTAAATCCAAAATCCCAATTTTTATAATTTAATTTGGTATTAAACCCTAAAATAGCATCTGGTTGAGTTGATTTATAATAGTACATATCATTTGAGTTGATAATACCATCACCATTTCTATCTACATAAACTCCGTCAAGAGGTTTTCCATTTGTATCATAAACCTGCTGATAAACCAAAAATGAATAAGGCTGATATCCAACAGCATGAGCCTGAATTTTGTTTCCTACACCTCCTGTAATATCTCCTACTGCTATAAAGAAAGAATTATTTGCTGCACTCACAAGATTCGTGATTTTAGAATTATAATGAGTTGCATTGAAGGATAATTCCCAAGTTGTATTTTCATTTTTCACGGGAACAACTGTTATTGCACCTTCAATTCCATTGGTATCCATTGTACCAACATTTAGAATATTATGGTTACTTAAGTCACCTGCCGCAATTGGAGAATCAACTAATAATTTTTCAGCTTTTTTCTTAAAAATATCAATTGATCCAAAAATTCTGTTATTTAAAAAACCATAATCAATTCCTAAGTTTTGAGTGGTTGTTGTTTCCCATGTCAAATTAGGATTATAAATATCCGGTCTTAGCATATAATAATATTGTGAACCGAATTGATACTGTGCACCCGGAACACTTGGGCTGTAAGAAGCAAAAGCAGGGTAGTAATTATCTCCTAATTCATTATTTCCTGTTTTACCCCAACCTGCTCTTAATTTTAAAGTATTAAGCCCTGAGTCTTTAAGAAATTCTTCTTCATTAATTTTCCAAGCAACAGAGATACCAGGGAAGTTACCCCAAAGATTATCTCTTGTGCCATTAAAGAATCGTGAAGAACCATCTCGTCTTATTGATCCTGAAATGATATATTTATTAGCTATCGTAAATATTGCTCTTCCATAAAATGAAAGTAGAACTAATTTTCTGTCAATTGCATTTACCTGTCCCCCTGTTTGGTTATTACCTTGATAAGTAACTACAAGTGGAGCCGTAGTATGAAAATCCTGATATGAATATCCTGCCGTAAAGTCTACATTCGTATTCAGGCTTGTAATATTCTTAGTATAATTGAAATATGTTTCCAATAACTTATTTTTCTTTTCCATAGAATAAGGTCTGTAGGAACCTAAAACACCTATTCCAGATTTATAAGCCGGATTAATTGTTGTAGCACCTTCTCCTTTTGAATAATCGTATCCTGCATTTACATTAAAGTGTAAGTCAGGCAGAAAATGAAGTTTATAATCCAATTGGATATTTCCTAATGCTCTCCAAACAGATGAAACATCTCTTACAGCTTCTAATTGAGCCACTGGATTGGCAGTTGCATTTACATTAAGCCCTGTTGCTGAAGCTGGGTCAAGCCATTCATAGTAACCACCATAATTGGAATTTCCCGAATATACAGGCTGAGTAGGATCAAAATAAGTTGCATTTGCAATTGCACCCGTTGCCGGAAAACGATTATCCGTAAAGGTACCTTTAGCATTAATATTTACACTTAAATGATTATCCAAAAACTTAGGATTAAGATTTAATGCAGCAGAAGTTCTACGGAACGAATTGGTTCTTACAATACC from Chryseobacterium wanjuense includes these protein-coding regions:
- a CDS encoding SusC/RagA family TonB-linked outer membrane protein, whose protein sequence is MKNFTTVLKIAPAFLLASTMIHAQTDSTQKEKKIEEVVLIGYGKQKKTDLTGSISSISAKDFNGGATSPGQLIQGKTPGVAIVGNSGAPGSGTSIRIRGIGSLNGSQSPLIVIDGVPQDFSGISGAADPLSLINPNDIQSFDILKDASATAIYGNRASNGVILITTKQGSAGKLKVNFSTLASISTKMGNVDVLNADEFRAFVNQNATPSYIARLGNANTNWQNQIYQKAWGTDNNVAVSGGVKGLPYRLSLGYNEQNGIVRTNSFRRTSAALNLNPKFLDNHLSVNINAKGTFTDNRFPATGAIANATYFDPTQPVYSGNSNYGGYYEWLDPASATGLNVNATANPVAQLEAVRDVSSVWRALGNIQLDYKLHFLPDLHFNVNAGYDYSKGEGATTINPAYKSGIGVLGSYRPYSMEKKNKLLETYFNYTKNITSLNTNVDFTAGYSYQDFHTTAPLVVTYQGNNQTGGQVNAIDRKLVLLSFYGRAIFTIANKYIISGSIRRDGSSRFFNGTRDNLWGNFPGISVAWKINEEEFLKDSGLNTLKLRAGWGKTGNNELGDNYYPAFASYSPSVPGAQYQFGSQYYYMLRPDIYNPNLTWETTTTQNLGIDYGFLNNRIFGSIDIFKKKAEKLLVDSPIAAGDLSNHNILNVGTMDTNGIEGAITVVPVKNENTTWELSFNATHYNSKITNLVSAANNSFFIAVGDITGGVGNKIQAHAVGYQPYSFLVYQQVYDTNGKPLDGVYVDRNGDGIINSNDMYYYKSTQPDAILGFNTKLNYKNWDFGFSARAVLGNYVYNNAASNSSLQSASTNSYLQNVYSSTPEYQFSLPRYFSDLFVENASFFRLDNVNLGYNFKDIFSKGSSLKVYGMLQNVFVITKYSGVDPEIFGNIDNGYYQMPKVYSLGLNFQF